The following proteins come from a genomic window of Miscanthus floridulus cultivar M001 chromosome 2, ASM1932011v1, whole genome shotgun sequence:
- the LOC136519227 gene encoding uncharacterized protein: protein MPPPQQLPSDHPTPRPRPRPPPLARKSSVLVHAAAAAKKMARPASALDLTALPASARPRPRPPSTPAKNGAPAKSGTGTGRPAFMAPRGAQTVRPARRPTPGTAVYVRTIFRPRNVNIKCRILLWLRARVVSSADAYHCTVKYAADLSDMFAGKIVSKPADHVRLAPRPTTAKPAKPMTLALEAKEEASSLPPR from the coding sequence atgccgccgccgcagcagctgcCCTCCGATCACCCCACGCCCCGGCCGCGGCCCAGGCCCCCGCCTCTGGCCCGCAAGAGCTCGGTCCtcgtccacgccgccgccgccgccaagaagATGGCGCGCCCGGCGTCCGCGCTCGACCTGACGGCGCTCCCCGCCTCCGCCAGGCCCAGGCCGCGCCCGCCCTCGACGCCGGCCAAGAACGGTGCCCCGGCCAAGAGCGGGACCGGGACCGGGAGGCCGGCGTTCATGGCGCCGCGCGGCGCCCAGACCGTGCGCCCCGCGCGGCGGCCCACTCCGGGCACCGCCGTCTACGTGCGCACCATCTTCCGGCCCCGCAACGTCAACATCAAGTGCCGCATCCTGCTGTGGCTCCGCGCGCGGGTCGTCTCCTCCGCCGACGCCTACCACTGCACCGTCAAGTACGCCGCCGACCTCAGCGACATGTTCGCCGGCAAGATCGTAAGCAAGCCCGCCGACCACGTCCGCCTCGCGCCACGCCCCACGACCGCCAAGCCGGCCAAGCCCATGACACTGGCGCTCGAGGCAAAGGAGGAGGCGTCGTCATTGCCACCACGATGA
- the LOC136537644 gene encoding basic transcription factor 3-like produces MNKERLMKMAGAVRTGGKGTMRRKKKAVHKTGTTDDKRLQSTLKRVGVNTIPAIEEVNIFKDDLVIQFLNPKVQASIAANTWVVSGSPLTKKLQDVLPGIINQLGPDNMEHLKRIAEEMQKQVAAAAAAAQAKEDNDDDVPELVPGETFEEVAQEARA; encoded by the exons ATGAACAAGGAGAGGCTCATGAAGATGGCCGGCGCCGTCCGCACCGGCGGCAAGGGCACCATGCGCAG gaagaagaaggctgtccACAAGACGGGCACTACGGACGACAAGAGGCTGCAGAGCACGCTCAAGAGAGTAGGGGTCAACACCATCCCGGCAATCGAGGAGGTGAACATCTTCAAGGACGATCTCGTCATCCAGTTCTTGAATCCCAAAG TGCAAGCTTCCATCGCGGCAAACACATGGGTGGTCAGTGGATCTCCACTGACGAAAA AGCTACAAGATGTTTTGCCTGGGATCATCAACCAACTTG GCCCTGACAACATGGAACACCTGAAGAGGATTGCCGAGGAGATGCAGAAGCaggtggctgctgctgcggcggcggcacagGCCAAGgaagacaacgatgatgatgTTCCAGAGCTTGTTCCTGgagaaacttttgaagaagtaGCTCAGGAGGCAAGAGCCTGA
- the LOC136515026 gene encoding elongation factor Tu, mitochondrial-like, which produces MASAAVLRNAGSRRLFSYPTLRAAAISGPAALPDAPEAAPAQPPPMAGTLWARSMATFTRTKPHVNVGTIGHVDHGKTTLTAAITKVLAEAGKAKAVAFDEIDKAPEEKARGITIATAHVEYETAKRHYAHVDCPGHADYVKNMITGAAQMDGGILVVSAPDGPMPQTKEHILLARQVGVPSLVCFLNKVDAVDDPELLELVEMELRELLSFYKFPGDEIPIIRGSALSALQGNNDEIGKNAILKLMDAVDEYIPDPVRQLDKPFLMPIEDVFSIQGRGTVVTGRVEQGTIKTGEDVEILGLTQTGPLKTTVTGVEMFKKILDHGEAGDNVGLLLRGLKRGDVERGQVVCKPGSLKTCKKFEAEIYVLTKDEGGRHTHFMTNYSPQFYFRTADVTGKVELIGETKMVLPGDNVTANFELISPVPLEPGQRFALREGGRTVGAGVVSKVIS; this is translated from the exons ATGGCTTCCGCCGCGGTTCTCCGGAACGCCGGCTCCCGCCGCCTCTTCTCCTACCCCACCCTCCGCGCCGCCGCGATCTCGGGACCCGCCGCGCTACCCGATGCGCCCGAAGCGGCGCCGGCCCAGCCGCCTCCGATGGCCGGGACCCTCTGGGCGAGGTCCATGGCCACCTTCACGCGCAC GAAGCCCCATGTGAACGTTGGCACCATTGGGCACGTCGATCACGGAAAAACCACTCTCACTGCTGCTATTACCAAG GTTCTGGCTGAGGCAGGGAAAGCCAAAGCCGTTGCTTTTGACGAGATCGACAAGGCTCCGGAAGAGAAAGCCAGAGGAATCACCATTGCAACG GCTCATGTCGAGTATGAGACGGCTAAAAGGCATTATGCTCATGTTGATTGCCCAGGTCACGCAGATTATGTCAAG AACATGATCACTGGAGCTGCTCAAATGGACGGTGGTATTCTTGTCGTGTCAGCTCCTGATGGCCCGATGCCACAAACAAAGGAGCATATTCTTCTTGCCCGTCAG GTTGGTGTACCGTCGCTTGTGTGCTTCTTAAACAAAGTTGATGCTGTTGATGACCCAGAGCTACTGGAACTTGTAGAGATGGAGCTTCGTG AGCTCCTCAGTTTCTACAAGTTCCCCGGTGATGAGATTCCGATCATCCGTGGATCAGCCTTGTCAGCTTTGCAGGGTAACAATGATGAGATTGGAAAGAATGCCATTTTGAAACTAATGGATGCAGTTGATGAGTACATCCCTGATCCTGTGAGGCAGCTTGATAAGCCTTTCTTGATGCCGATTGAAGATGTGTTCTCTATCCAG GGTCGTGGAACTGTTGTTACTGGGCGTGTTGAACAGGGAACAATTAAAACTGGTGAAGATGTTGAGATCTTGGGTTTGACACAG ACTGGTCCCTTGAAGACTACAGTTACTGGTGTTGAGATGTTCAAAAAGATACTGGACCATGGAGAG GCTGGTGACAACGTTGGTCTTCTTCTTCGTGGTCTTAAGCGTGGTGATGTTGAGCGTGGCCAG GTGGTGTGCAAACCTGGTAGTCTGAAGACATGCAAAAAGTTTGAGGCAGAAATATACGTCCTGACAAAGGATGAGGGTGGCCGCCACACTCACTTTATGACAAACTACAGTCCCCAATTCTACTTCAGGACTGCTGATGTCACTGGAAAGGTTGAGTTGATTGGTGAAACGAAGATGGTTTTGCCTGGTGACAATGTAACTGCAAACTTCGAGTTGATATCACCTGTTCCTCTTGAACCTG GGCAAAGATTTGCGCTGAGGGAAGGAGGTAGAACAGTTGGTGCCGGAGTTGTCTCCAAAGTTATTAGCTAA